The window TCAACACTgtcggtaaaacttcaaagtatgaaacttacagcagagtgtttgtagaagcttctctgaagaatgtagcacgagaaaaagatgcgtaagaaatttttaggctatcatgacacaaaaagagcagattttatacctctgtgataacaatgacgATACACTTTTCCTACTAGAAAAAAATTGCTGTCGGGGAgacaaaaaagatcttttttgtaattttattttttttctaaaaactcagaaaaccgagcggcgggtttgtaaacctaaaaataaaaaaatgctggccttaccatttttagattttattatTAATCTCCCTAAGAAAAAGATATAAAGATATAGGGAAAATTTCAACATTCAAggttgaaatacatgtattaattgaaATTATCTTTACTAAATATTAATAGTTTATGATCAAAAATatcatactgtggtttcatcaatattcgttgaatatcaatttttgtggatttcgtttttgagttgatccacgaaattaaatgttcattgaaacgcaacttctattaacattttgtattgattgggTCATTgtccacgaatttacatatccttgaaactgtgataatcactttatccacaaaaattgatacccttgaatattaatgaaaccacagtaataaaaattttcagaaaGATATGATgaataatttgttgaccattcagagtctctttaaatgaaaaatcaatgaaaatgaaaccgTTGTATCATTTAGATATCATTCATAAATCCTCACCAAAATCGCAAGAAATAAACCCTTGAGTGTTCGCACTCTTTGGTCAAGCTTTATGTTATTCTCTGGCTATTCATTCACGTTATTTACATAGAgacgaaaaaaataaaaattagctTAAGTACGCTGGTCCTCGATCATCAGCATCGCTTTTTCGAAGCTTTTTCAAGGCGATATACTGggttatacatttttaaaaatatatattattataaataatataaacgaTAAAAACTTAAATTAATATACAATCCCAACCCGACAGTTGCAGTCGAGATACATGTAGGCCTGTTCAAATTGCAAGCCTTTGAAAGACTTTTGATCATATTATACTGTAGATTCTTACTCAATCGCAAAGAATtgatatccgcgtaaaatcgcaagaagcacATCTCGTGGATTTTAAAATCGCACTTTTTTAAACAGATGTAAATCAAACTGAAACTATGATAAAGATTCAGCGTTCGCAATTTTATTTTCTCGCAATTTGGTGCGAAATGGTAAATTCGCAGAATTTCAAAAGTACTCGCTTAAAATAAGTAATTTGCAGTAGTTGCTGAAACTCCGTTAAGTTTTCTACGTAAACCTTCAGGCAAATATTCACAGTACTGCTCTATTATATAGATACAGTTTCCTGTTACATGTATAGCTGCTATAGCATGTGGATCATCGGATTCTGACAGTCACCAGTgaagaattgttttaatatagtCCTCTCTCCCTCTATTGATTCAAGGTAAAGCATTTACACTTACCTGTTAATGCAGGTGCGCTCATGTATGTCCCAGGGAGAACTGCATTCACCTCCAGCCCCCCAACCAATTCACAGTGGTCAGCCCCCTCGCCCGACCCATCACCAATGTTCAGAAACGTATCCGTTAAATCCATTCCCAGGAATAGCTGGTACCTGTCATATTTTGAAGAGGTCATTATGTGATATTTcgatatttacttttaaaagttataaacatttttttttaattttgaaaaaaaaatatcttgtaaaatttaatttaattaaatggtACAGATTTTCTCATATGTGACTGGAATATGAGTATTTCTTAATCAGCTAAATTCAATTTGAAAACATGGCTTTAAAGCGGCATTAGAACAAGGCATGAATAACACGGAAAATTATAAATAGTTTTTACCAATATTGGTGCGAACACCAAACTAAGGTTCTAAAGTTTTACTGACATTTGTATGAGCACCAAACCGAGCCTCAAACGTACCAagccaaaaatgtttttgatattcGTGTGAAGTTAAAACTAAGGTTCTGAAATCTTGACAATATTGGTATGAACACCAAACTATGGTTTGGAGGTTTTTATCGATATTAGTGGGATCATCATTGTCCAAACAAAGGGTTTATAGGAGTTTATCGAGATTGTTATAAGCACCAGGCTCAAGTATAGAAAGTCGAAAGCCAACGATAAAATCAAGCAAATTTAAGGTTAAAGGTTTAAACCATCTTCGAAacttttgagattttttttccttttgtagAATACTGATGAATACTGATGAATACAATAATATCTTTTATAATGAGAATAATATTGTGTGCTCTGACAGTGGGTTTACCAAAAGTACCAAAATAAGTCATTAAAGATATACTAGTAACTTATATTTCTGTGAGCACCAAAACTATGTACATGGGAATGATCTAAACGTGAATACCAAACGAACTGGAGGTTTGAAAGTTTTAACTGATATTGGGTGTAAAATACTAGCTTAAGTTTAGAGCTATTGACAGGTCTTGATATCAGAACCATACGTGTTTCGATTTCAAAGTTGTTTACTTGATTGAATGTAAGTACCaagcaaatgaaaaaatgaaggTCTAATATTGTTGCTCAGCACGTTCTATCAATCGTGGATTAATCATCACACAAAGGGTAAAATATCCTTGTAccaatattaatataaaaccTAATCTTATGGTTGTTCATAGCTTAAGGAGGCATGTTCACGATTTGAGCTGAAATGTTTCAAATCTAGTTTTTCAGTTGTGCtgttcaaaatgttttaagaaatatcCAATGATTAACCAAAAATATGGGTGTCAGAATTGATTAAACATTAGAAAAACCTTAGTTAAGcgttataaacattaaaatggggaaaaaataatatgataatttaTCTCAAATATTGAACATGCCCTTTAAAACAGTCATTAGAAATAGCACAAGACACAATGTTCGCCGCTGTTATTGGTCTATGCCTAAGCTAAGGTTTGAATGAACATATCAAGTGAGGGATTTGAAAGGGGGTTTTTTCACATCAAAAATAAGTACATGTCACACTAATTTAAGGGTTGTAAAACAACGTAAACAAGCAAAACATAATTAAGGTATTAATATTTGATAGTTCAAAGAAGGGTCCACGCTTTACCTTATTGGACTACAAAGTTCTACTCCGACAATAGGAGCGGAAGTATATTTAGTCTTCATGACGTACTTCCGGCCGCCTGTACATCCGTTCCACGCAGTATCATGAACAAAGCTATACAAGCTGTGCAagatactagagtatgcaatttcccatataatcttattgaaaatatacttgaagtgttgatataaaataaaatttggcaactaaatatatatatatttaaaaaaattttcattttaaaaataataataattttatttggtatactaGTATTATAAGGctgttgaaaatatgaaaaataactatTATTGATCATCAGTTTCAACCTGTCCTTGAGTTACCTCTCTTTGTGAAAAAGACATAATAGGTTGTTGtaaataataatgtttattCACATTCCCTGTTCAATATCTTCAaggaatcaaatatttttgaattcaaACAGCGATAAATGTTCATAACACAAGAAAATGTGACTgatttacaatacaatatcccAGCAAACAATTGGATGTTCACAAATCTATTTCAGATTCATAAAATGCTGTTGAAGAGAAGAAATAATCCTAGAATTTGAAGTAACACGCACTTTACCTGTTGTATATCTGTCAGacaatacaatttttattccatttactGCATCTCTCTGATAGGCAAGAAAAAGGTGCTGGAAATGAAGGCCAGATGATGCAATTTTGTTTGCAGTAAATTTTGACAAGACATTGCTATCTACAAGATGTTGTAAAGAACATAAATTTCGGCTAGTCAGGTCTGCAAAAGAGATGTTTTCAATAACAAACTGGGTTGAGAAACTATGCTTGAGCATCATATCTGAAGAGACTTTTACACAAAGCATAAGTTCTTGTAGGGTCTGAGCATCAGACAAAGCATCGTCAGCATCATAATGCCTACTACATATGTCTTTAGCCAAATCTATAAGTTTATATGATTTTCTATTTGGGATGAATTCTCTACATAATGGCAGAGTGTCAGTAAATCCAACGAAGAAGTCACTGGCACACAATCCCACTGATTCAAATATCCGCACAATAACTCTTGAATCAAACATGGCATTGTGGGCAACAAGAATAATGTTGGTAAATTGCTTCATCCATTCAATAAATGATTGTAAAGCTTCGTGACTTGTCTTATTGAGAACTTGGTGTCCATTCTTGTACATGATATTCTCTCTGATGGCTAGTCCAGTCACAGCTGTAGCAGAAGCAGAGATGGGTTTTGTTGGAGTGACATACTTGGCAAATGATTTATCACCAGTACAAGCTCCTATCTGCGTTACTTCACAATCTttatctgaaaagaaaaaacatggaataaaaattataattcagtATCATTTTCATCAGCAATTTACATCATGTTTCAGACACAATTTTTACATGGAATGGATGATTGAATGATGATATTTACCAAGACCTGTTGTTTCCAAGTCAGGGTATACAAATGTATACTGCCCAGCTGCAATGGGTGTTAGAAGGGGTTTGG is drawn from Crassostrea angulata isolate pt1a10 chromosome 5, ASM2561291v2, whole genome shotgun sequence and contains these coding sequences:
- the LOC128183531 gene encoding uncharacterized protein LOC128183531, coding for MRKNLEAIGRHVFGNHSLCGSWCGYLSSPMTYKPLQLPYHRYLSDERLKVDLTSIVDFYISQADRLVDLGSTQPNESVNNTVASKTPKSTFYSGSESNDFRVAAAVAQKNLGHQYVLQVNEKLFLSPGKVTSRIAMKTDLKRKKDNDTEDTAEYKKRRALKKVDSKNNQESSAVKEGITYETDVDINNNTEDSIIEIPPPLTKPLLTPIAAGQYTFVYPDLETTGLDKDCEVTQIGACTGDKSFAKYVTPTKPISASATAVTGLAIRENIMYKNGHQVLNKTSHEALQSFIEWMKQFTNIILVAHNAMFDSRVIVRIFESVGLCASDFFVGFTDTLPLCREFIPNRKSYKLIDLAKDICSRHYDADDALSDAQTLQELMLCVKVSSDMMLKHSFSTQFVIENISFADLTSRNLCSLQHLVDSNVLSKFTANKIASSGLHFQHLFLAYQRDAVNGIKIVLSDRYTTGKVRVTSNSRIISSLQQHFMNLK